GCCGATCAGGAGGGCGGGGCGCTTGGCATGGCGGCCCAACGTCGCCAGAATATCGGGGTTCTCCACCAGCGGAAGCGGCGCGGGCTGGCCCGATCCATCCTTCTTGAGCTTCTGGCCGGCGGCATCGGCGGTGCGCCAGTCCGCCACGGCGGCGACCATGATCGCCGCATCGGCGGGCAGCGCGGCCTCGACCGCCGCCATCATCTCCCGCGCGGTTTGCACGTCCACGCGCTCCACCCCCTGCGGCGTCGGCAGATGCACCGGCCCGGCCACCAGCGTCACCCGCGCTCCGGCCCGCGCGGCGGCGGCGGCGATGGCGAAACCCTGCTTGCCCGACGAACGATTGGCGATGTAGCGCACCGGGTCGATCGGCTCATGCGTCGGCCCGGCGGTGATGAGGACATGCCGGCCCGCCAACGGTAGAGCGGGCCCCTCGAAATCCGGCTGTTCGGCAAGCGGATCGGCGGACAGGGGCTGGGCGATCAGCCGCGCGATCTCCGCCGCGATCCGTTCGGGGTCAGGCAGGCGGCCTTTGCCATATTCGCCACAGGCCATCTCGCCGCTGTCCGGCTCCATGACGTGCACGCCGTCCTCGCGCAGCCGGGCGAGGTTCCGCTGCGTCGCGGCATGGTGCCACATGCGCACGTTCATCGCGGGCACGGCCAGCACCGGCTTGTCAGTGGCGAGCAGCAATGTGGTCGCAAGATCATCGGCGATGCCCGCCGCCATCTTCGCAAGAATGTCGGCAGTCGCAGGCGCGACCACGACCAGATCGGCCTGCCGGGAAAGTTGGATATGCCCGATCTCCCGTTCTTCCTTCAGGTTGAACATGTCGCCATAGACATGATCCTCCGTCAGCACGCCGAGGCTGAGCGGCGTCACGAATTTCTCCGCCGCCGCCGTCAGCACCGCGCGTACCGCGATCCCGCGCTTGCGCAGCAGCCGCACCAGTTCCAGCGACTTGTACGCCGCGATGCCGCCGGAAACGATGAGAAGGATGCGAGGCTGAGTCATATATGCAGATGTAGCAGCGCCGTAACGATCGCTCCACCCGCTGCTGCAAGGGCGGCAACCACGGCATAACGCCACCCGCCCCCGATGCGGATGACCCTCACCTCGCTGAGCGGTGGGGGAGGGGGGGCGCCGCCCTTTTCAGGGAAGGCATCCTCGATCCGGCGCACCAGCCCCGGCAGGCGTTGCAGGGTGCGCCAATTCTCGATCAGCGTGTCGGCCGCCTTGGCTTCGGGGCCGAGTTCGGTCCGCAGCCATTCCTTTACATAGGGGCCGCTCGTCTCCCACAGGTTGATGTCGGGGTCGAGCGCGGTGGCCACGCCCTCCACCATCACCATCGTCTTTTGCAGCAGCAGCAGATGCGGCTGCGTCTGCATGTCGAAATCGCGGGTGATGGCGAAGAGGCCGTCCAGCATCCCGCCGACCGACAGCTCCCGCACCGGCTTGCCGCGCATCGGCTCGCCCACGGCGCGCAAGGCCGTCGCGAACTCCGCCACGTCATGATGGGCGGGCACATATTGCGCCTCGAAATGGATTTCCGCCACGCGGCGATAGTTGCCGGTGATGAGGCCGTAGAGAATTTCCGCCAGCCACATGCGCGCCCGCCGGTCGATCCGGCCCATGATGCCGAAGTCGATGGCGACGATGTCGCCATTCCCTGTCACGAACAGGTTTCCCTGATGCATGTCGGCGTGGAAGAAACCCTCCGCGATGGCCTGCCGCAGGAAGGCGTTGACCAGCCGCGCCGCGATTGCCTTCACGTCATGCCCGGCGGCGATCAGGGCGTCGCGGTCGGAAATCTTGATGCCGTCGACCCACGCCATCGTCATGACCTTGCCGGTCGTGCGGTCCCAGTCGATGGCCGGGATGCGGTATCCGGGCATCGCCTCCATCGCCTCGGCCAGTTCGGAAGCTGAGGCCGCCTCGCGCCGCAAATCCAGTTCGCGCGCGGTCCACCGCTTCATATTGGCGATGACGAGGCGGGGGCGCAGGCGCGCGGCTTCCCCGCCCAGCATCTCCAGATGCGCGGCCGCCCATTCATAGGTCTGGATGTCGCGGTTGAAGCGGTCGATCACGCCGGGGCGGATCACCTTCACCGCCACGTCGCGGCCATCGGTGGTGACGGCGCGGTGTACCTGCGCGATGGAGGCGGCGCCCACCGGCACGTCATCGAACCGGCTGTAGACCGACTCCAATGGCCGCCCGAAGCTCTGCTCGATCTGCGCGCGGATGATGGCGACGGGCACGGGCGGCAGCGCATCCTGCAAGCGCAGCAGGTCGCTGGCCGCATCCTCCCCCACCAGATCGGGCCGTGTGGCGAGCGTCTGCCCCAGCTTGATCGCGGCGGGTCCGATGGCCTGAAAGGCGTCGGCATAGCGCGGCTGTTTGGGCACCCGCGCCCCGAAACGCGCCAGCCGCACCAGCCGCCGCACCGGCGCGGGCGTCAACGGATCGCGCTCGATCCCGCGCAGCGCGCCGTATCGCGCCAGCGTGCGGCCCCATCTCAGCAGCCGCCAGATATGCGTGACGTGGGAAGGCATGGGCCTTCAGATCTTCCAGCCGCTGTGGATCGCCACCAGCCCGCCCAGGATCGGCTCGACCCTGGTATTCACGAAATCGGCCTCGCGGATCATGCCCTCGAACTTCGGCATGGGCGGGAAGCGGCGGATCGATTCGATCAGATAGCGATAGCTCTCCTCATCCCCGGCGAAGAGCTTGCCGAGCTTGGGCACCAGGCGGTGCGAATAGACGTCATAGACATCAGCGAAACCCGGCCATGTCGTCGTCGAGAATTCCAGGCAGAAAAAGCGCCCGCCGAACTTCAGCACCCGATGCGCTTCCCGCAACGCCTTGTCGATATGCGTCACGTTGCGGATGCCGAAGGCGATCGTATAGGCGTCGAACGCCCGGTCGCCGAAACTCAGTTCCTCCGCATTCTGCTCCGACCAGATCAGGCCTTCATAGCCCTTCTTCTTCGCCCGCTCGACGCCGACCGCGAGCATT
This genomic window from Sphingobium cloacae contains:
- the coaBC gene encoding bifunctional phosphopantothenoylcysteine decarboxylase/phosphopantothenate--cysteine ligase CoaBC; amino-acid sequence: MTQPRILLIVSGGIAAYKSLELVRLLRKRGIAVRAVLTAAAEKFVTPLSLGVLTEDHVYGDMFNLKEEREIGHIQLSRQADLVVVAPATADILAKMAAGIADDLATTLLLATDKPVLAVPAMNVRMWHHAATQRNLARLREDGVHVMEPDSGEMACGEYGKGRLPDPERIAAEIARLIAQPLSADPLAEQPDFEGPALPLAGRHVLITAGPTHEPIDPVRYIANRSSGKQGFAIAAAAARAGARVTLVAGPVHLPTPQGVERVDVQTAREMMAAVEAALPADAAIMVAAVADWRTADAAGQKLKKDGSGQPAPLPLVENPDILATLGRHAKRPALLIGFAAETENVADHARAKLAKKGADWIVANDVSGPPGSSVMGGERNSIHIVTVDGIESWDDLPKDVVATRLIEKVAHALSFRPD
- the ubiB gene encoding 2-polyprenylphenol 6-hydroxylase, translating into MPSHVTHIWRLLRWGRTLARYGALRGIERDPLTPAPVRRLVRLARFGARVPKQPRYADAFQAIGPAAIKLGQTLATRPDLVGEDAASDLLRLQDALPPVPVAIIRAQIEQSFGRPLESVYSRFDDVPVGAASIAQVHRAVTTDGRDVAVKVIRPGVIDRFNRDIQTYEWAAAHLEMLGGEAARLRPRLVIANMKRWTARELDLRREAASASELAEAMEAMPGYRIPAIDWDRTTGKVMTMAWVDGIKISDRDALIAAGHDVKAIAARLVNAFLRQAIAEGFFHADMHQGNLFVTGNGDIVAIDFGIMGRIDRRARMWLAEILYGLITGNYRRVAEIHFEAQYVPAHHDVAEFATALRAVGEPMRGKPVRELSVGGMLDGLFAITRDFDMQTQPHLLLLQKTMVMVEGVATALDPDINLWETSGPYVKEWLRTELGPEAKAADTLIENWRTLQRLPGLVRRIEDAFPEKGGAPPPPPLSEVRVIRIGGGWRYAVVAALAAAGGAIVTALLHLHI
- a CDS encoding class I SAM-dependent methyltransferase — encoded protein: MNDTVSFGYRDVDAAEKQGMVRAVFSNVASKYDLMNDAMSGGAHRLWKDQFVNRVKPRKGEQILDMAGGTGDIAFRMHRHGAQVTVSDINPEMLAVGVERAKKKGYEGLIWSEQNAEELSFGDRAFDAYTIAFGIRNVTHIDKALREAHRVLKFGGRFFCLEFSTTTWPGFADVYDVYSHRLVPKLGKLFAGDEESYRYLIESIRRFPPMPKFEGMIREADFVNTRVEPILGGLVAIHSGWKI